Below is a window of Mycolicibacterium rhodesiae NBB3 DNA.
AAGGCCATCCACGCGGGTTTCCGGCCGGACGCGGCGACCGGGGCCGTCAATGCCCCGATATACGCCAGCTCCACCTTCGCGCAGGACGGTGTCGGTGGGCTGCGCGGCGGATACGAGTACGCGCGTACCGGCAATCCGACCCGAGCCGCGCTGGAAGCGTCGCTCGCCGCCGTCGAGGAGGCCGAATACGGACGGGCGTTCGCCTCGGGCATGGCGGCCACCGACTGTGCCTTGCGCGCAGTGTTGCGCCCGGGTGATCACGTGGTGATCCCCGACGACGCCTACGGTGGGACGTTCCGGTTGATCGACAAGGTCTTCACCCAGTGGGGCATCACCTATACCGCGGTGTCGCTGGCCGACCTCGACGAGGTTCGGGCCGCGATCACCCCGCAGACGAAGCTGATCTGGGTGGAGACGCCGACCAATCCGTTACTGTCGATCGCGGATATCGCGGGCATCGCTCAGATCGCCTCGACGTCGGCCATAAAACTGTTGGTGGACAACACATTTGCCTCACCCGCATTGCAGCAACCGCTGACGCTCGGCGCGGACATCGTTCTGCATTCCACGACCAAGTACATCGGCGGCCATTCGGACGTCGTCGGTGGTGCGCTGCTGACCAGCGATGAAGAACTCGACACGGCATTCGCATTCCTTCAGAACGGGGCGGGTGCGGTCGCGGGACCGTTCGACGCCTACCTGACCATGCGCGGGCTCAAGACGCTGGCGCTGCGGATGCGCCAACACTCCGAAAACGCCACCCTGGTCGCCGATTTTCTTGCCAACCATCCGGCGATCTCGTCGGTGCTGTATCCAGGGCTGCCGAGCCACCCGGGTCACGAAGTCGCCGCGAAGCAGATGAGCGCATTCGGCGGCATGGTCTCGGTACGGATGGCGGGCGGCCCCGACGCCGCCCGAAAGTTGTGCGCGAGCACCGAGATCTTCATCCTCGCCGAGTCGCTCGGGGGAGTCGAGTCACTGATCGAACACCCCGGCGCGATGACACACGCCTCGACGGCCGGGTCCCAGCTGGAGGTCCCCGACGACCTTGTCCGCCTGTCGGTCGGCATCGAGGATTCGACTGACCTGCTCGCCGATCTGGAGCAGGCGCTAGGTTAGCGTCGTCCGTATCGCCGACGCGGTGACCGCCAGATTCACCTCGGAGAGTCCGGTCGGATACTCGTCAACCCAACTGCCGCTTGCGATCTCGCCGGCACGGGCGTGCACCCACCGCCACCCGCGATCGTTGAGGGACAGCAGTGCGCCCAGCCCGTCGGCAGCATGCAGCAGCGTGACGATCGCCGCGGTCGACGGAGTCGGCGGTCGCCGGTCGAACAGGGCAGCCAGCAACGCGGATCTGGCCTGACCCGCCCGTTCGCGGTTCGTCAGCGGCCACGCGTACGGATGGGTGAATCGATTGGCCTGCAGGCGAATACGCCGGATCTGACCGGTCTGCTCCAGATGGAGCGTGAGGACATCCTCGGTGCTCT
It encodes the following:
- a CDS encoding GOLPH3/VPS74 family protein; translated protein: MAQIAEDLLLLLLDNASAQPALERQRRERVLAAAVLLDLAYACRIRPAVAEEGVEPGRLIALSAPGVPDRVVEPAFRLLQRRPLRPVTAVKKLSKSTEDVLTLHLEQTGQIRRIRLQANRFTHPYAWPLTNRERAGQARSALLAALFDRRPPTPSTAAIVTLLHAADGLGALLSLNDRGWRWVHARAGEIASGSWVDEYPTGLSEVNLAVTASAIRTTLT
- a CDS encoding cystathionine gamma-synthase encodes the protein MTEHHRFRGLATKAIHAGFRPDAATGAVNAPIYASSTFAQDGVGGLRGGYEYARTGNPTRAALEASLAAVEEAEYGRAFASGMAATDCALRAVLRPGDHVVIPDDAYGGTFRLIDKVFTQWGITYTAVSLADLDEVRAAITPQTKLIWVETPTNPLLSIADIAGIAQIASTSAIKLLVDNTFASPALQQPLTLGADIVLHSTTKYIGGHSDVVGGALLTSDEELDTAFAFLQNGAGAVAGPFDAYLTMRGLKTLALRMRQHSENATLVADFLANHPAISSVLYPGLPSHPGHEVAAKQMSAFGGMVSVRMAGGPDAARKLCASTEIFILAESLGGVESLIEHPGAMTHASTAGSQLEVPDDLVRLSVGIEDSTDLLADLEQALG